The Branchiostoma lanceolatum isolate klBraLanc5 chromosome 1, klBraLanc5.hap2, whole genome shotgun sequence genomic sequence TCTCCCAGAACTCAAAACAGAATCAACTTAAAACTAGTGGCAGGCAAGAACAATTTTAATTCCTACCGAGAGGATCAACAAGCACATCGTGTACATGTGACTCCAAACTCTAACAGCTTCAATAGAGTGAACCATACACCTCATCTGAAAAGCCAGAAAATATCTGTTCATGTTCCCACATTCCAAACTGTTGCTATGAAACCAAGGATAGTGGTGGACAACCATACGGTTTCTAAGTCTAACACTGTACACACATTGTCTACTACTTTGCCAAACATTTTAAAGCATGGAGTGAACAGGAACAGTAGTAGTACTGGTAGGAGTACCGAGGATTGCAGCCCTGATGTTTCAGGCAGCAGTGCTACTTCAACTGTTAGTGATGCAGGGAACAGTTCAGGCTCGGTCACAAATGTCAGTCCCAGTGTGCAAATACAACTGCAACATGAGAAAGGTGAGACACAACTCTTTTTGTCAACAGTTACTCTTCAAGGAGAATGATAAGAACTCCAGTTCAGATTgacagtttggcacccaattgGCTATATGTGATTCTTGGAAATTCCTGCACATGCATTCTGCCATGGCGTATGCTTAAAATGATTGCTTAATGTTAAGCACATTGAAGAAGCCCTATTGGTTAAGCATCCAGGAGAAGGTTGTAGTCCAtgacttgtacattgtagtaccCTAAAATGTACTGCTAGTATTTTGTGTTATGTTTTTGTATGCTTCTCTTCCTTAGCCCACCCACCCCCTCCACTAGATGGCGCACGCTGCTACCGTATAgcaacctaaattggatttgtatagcccttgatttcatgattggaatatgatgtaaaggtatgatttgaaagacaactaaACAATAAACACACATAAAGGAAAACAGTTCATTCTTTATGTatggaattttttttgaaatctgtcaaatcttttgtCGCTTACAAGTCGACATCGCAGCACAGTCTCGTCCTTTATTGAGAAGACGGTGTtacaacagttacatgtatgtagcagaCCATTGTCCTTTCAGGGAAATATCAGAGAACGTTCACAGAGATTTGAGTCATTAGTGAAAGTCTGTGTGTTCTTGCTCCACAGGTCAGCTGAGAGGAGGGGAGGTTGTCAATACAATCAGCACAGGGGGACTGCAGGGAGGGGGGAGAGGCATGGTGACCAAGGGCCAAGGGGCTGGTAGAGGGGGTCAAGTGCAACGAGGAAGGGGAAGGCCACCAACAGCTCTGAAAGGGAATGCTACGGGCATGAACATGTTGTCGTAAGTATGACTTATGAGCCACTTAGATGATTTAAATCTAGATGCTGACAGACCTAAACTCTATCAAGTAgctctttttttaaacttaaccCTTAGCTAAGAAGAAACcgtttggctaccaattctgtGTTGGTTACAGGGTAAAGCAGCAGGAAGAAAGTTAAGACTGAAGGTAAAGTTGATAGTTTTAGACATTGTTGCAGCTGCTTTCTGTTCACTTAAATTCAGCGGTGTCTACTCTGATTGTAGCGCTGCTCGTGTCAACTTGGGTGATCGTTGTGATGCTGACCAGTCATCATCGGGAAGTTCAACAAACTCACCACAGAGAGGAGGACAGGGGTTTCAGGATGAGTTCACACGTCACCTTCAGACTAAGAACAAGGACAGGGCAGCAGCACAAGACATGAGAAACATACTCAGTCCTCCATCCCGCCTGGGAGCCTGGAAACATGCAGAAGTAGACAGGAAACCTGtgctaaggtacatgtaggtcatgcATTTGAAAATATGTCAAAGAATTGTCAAGTCCTGGAGATTGTCATCAAGACACAATTGTAGTTTTGTACCGTGTAATTCTAGTTTGATAAAATCTGTTGGTGTGTTCTCAATTTGCTTTTTTGCTTACTGAcccttgtttatttgtttgttcttcAGTAGTGCTACCGTAAGCAGCACCACACAGGTAAATGGTGAGGCCAGTCAGGATACTCAGCAAGGTAAGGCTGGTATGACTTCTGTTAAAACATTAATCTATGGGTAACATATTGGTAGGCTCTCCTTTCATGAGCACTCTGCAGATTTTCCAGTGTCAAGTTCCCAGTATTCAAGTGCTATAATTGATAAGCTAAACATATctataatgtacatttgtaagcgAATGTCATCTCTTTCCCACTGTTCCTTGCGACTTGTTAATtgataaatcaaacaaaacagcaGCAGAAGATTATTAACAAATGATACTCATTACTATTCGAGATGTTTTCGttattgatttttctttctattcaGATCCCAGAACATCAGAGCTGGGAACAGAAAAGAAGGAGGCTGACTCttcaggaggaggagatgacGTAAGAGTTCCAATCTTATCTTACCATGATGTCTTTCCTGGAGACTCTTATCTTTGATCAAGCATCTTTTATGTACACATAGTTTTCCTCTAGGATCCTGTGTATCTTATAGATGCCAATCACTTCATAAGACAAGTTACTGACTTTTCCCTGTTCTATTCAATATACGTTTCAGGCTGAGGATGAAGGTAACGTCTCGTTCTTGTGTACACACTGCGGAAACTCCACCTACCATCGTGACCGCTGTAACAGCTGCAAGAAGGACACCCTCCAGAAGGTGAGCACCAACCACGACCCCCTCCAGCCCCAGGCCCGCGCCCCCCTCTCCAGGAAGGGACTACCGGCCTCAAACTTCTACAAGGACAagatggccaggttttctgacatCTACTCCCCTGGAACAAGCACCACTACTGTTGCCCACTCCAGGATCGCAGCGGATAAACAGCAGCGACTTTATCAACCAACAACAAGACGGAACACGAGGAATGCAGGCCGGCCTGTGGGGAGACCACGAGTGTCACAAAAAGGTGTGGTGTGATGTTACtaggcttttttttctttttttgagtATCACTAAGAAGCTtacaccaaaaacagttactcaagcatctgaatatgattttggaatCACATGCACTGCCTTTCGTAATtgacaaaatcatatccagttgcttgagtaactgttttttggcgtatcttaacATACCTAGATGTTAAACCTTCACTGATGTACTATTAAAGAAGCTTTTGGTTTGCACTTATTGCGAATAGTATGGTTGACCTGGTGTCCTTGGCTAAAAAAGTCTAaaatgcgagccgtagcaaagctgcTTTGCACTACATGTATCAACTATTAAAAAATGCTTTGTCCTTCGTCTTAGGTAGGCCGCTTTACCTTTTTGATAGATGAAGCAGGAAGGGAAATGGGGAGAATTGTTGGTGGGCGGtgctattttattttattccagGGTTCAAAGTATCAAGTTTTTCTGTGAAGATCATGTATCTTCTAACTTCATTGTGGGAGTTCCAAACCTTGTTTCCTACTTCCAGCAGTTCcagaagttgttctgatcaGTGATGACGAGGACGAACCTCCCAAACCTGCCGTCCAACCAGAGTCCAGCCCTGCCTCACGGTCCAGCTCTCGTGCCAacacacctgtacctgaacctgacACCAGACATGGGACTGCACAGGTAATGCTAggttcacattttcaaaccggggcccgacagggctgtttgcggaaattGAAAATCAAAGCGTATATCAAGAAATGCACACAACTTCttcgttttgtgtgttttcttgttgtttatatcatactttttgttcctaCAAACTGCCTGGCTAGTCCCTAGTTaagaaaatgtgaccctaatCTAAGCTGGAGTCTTTGTTCTGTCGTTATCAATGATTATGCTATATTAGACAATTTGGACAATCAGATGTTTCGCTTTGAAGGGATTTCACAATCACAATCAAAAGTTATGAAGCTGATAAAGATGTGGCAATGGAGGATctgttatggcaattttttacCTTTATCTTCAAAATACACAGAACAGCTAACAGGTTTGTATGGAACAGCTAACATGTACGGAACTGCTAACAGGTTTGTATATAGCCTAGCTTTACATCAGTCAAACTGTGTTGACAGGACTCCAAGACTGAAGTGGACTCTACACAACACAAGGAAGATCCAGGGACACCAGCGACACCCGGAACCCCAAAAGTATCTTTCATCACCGACGGAAGAAACAGCGTCATGTTTGAGATCCGTGCCATGCGGATTGGGTCCCGCCTGATTCAGCCCTGTGAAGTCATCATCTTTCATATGGAGAAAGGCATCAGGCTGAATTTAGAAGGTAGGAATGATGTCGGATTCTTGCTAACTAAGCTAACATGTAAAGTGAATGAATATTGTTCTATAAAATTCTTAAGCTTCTCCCCATATTGTGGTGATATGATTGTCTCGTGCATTCCTTCAGTTGTCAGTCAGATGAAGTATGATTGTTGGTGTGGCAAGCCTGACCACCCCTATCTGATCTTACTTGGTAGCTCCCAAAATAGAAACTCTCCTAATCATTTTAACCGGCATACAAGTCAGTATAAAAATTTTAAAGCCTAGTATGTAACCTCTGTGTAACCTGCTCCATAGTTCAAGGGCCAGCTGTTTACTTTAGTCAGGAACCAACTTAGTCGGTgtccctgcccttagtactccTTGCGCCCATGTTTCTTTGTGTGGGTTCtactaatacatttgtacatacctGCCTGCCTGTTCTGGTAGAAAGCTAACTTGTTACTTAGATAATGATTTTAAACTTACTACTTTTTTCTTTTGtgcatttacatttttttgtatatttgtcaCCTCTTTGGGGTGTAAAAGCTGCTTTTAGCTTCTACCTGCTTTCTCTTTCGTCTCAAGTTTACCAGAAACCCAGAAAGAATTATGTAACTTGTTAAATCTAGTTTGTTGATCCATGATCTATGATTGTTGCCATCTTGGTTTCTTGTAGGTCACATTGTAGAGCTCCAGCCCCAGGACATAGTGCAGAGTGTGGCACACTTCGGAATCAACACACCCTTCATCCAGCTGTCTGTCACACCCAAGGTCGGGTTAGCGCTACGCAGTCGGTTACGCTTCAATAAGAAGGAAGGCTCGGACTGGTTTGACCCAGGTAGTTCAGGTAAGATTACTACTTATTTACTTTTTATCTTAGATTAAGTACTTAGGGATGCCTCTGAATGTGATCTTTAGGGTCTTGCTTTTCAAAATCTGAGAATAAACATGATTctcttacaaaaaaaaattatggtaaaatgttattttgcaaaatgaactgaaattgtcctttttgtactctctcaacaaatttcatgtcataagaAGATGATGCATGAAGCCAAatttcaggggtgtcaaagaattcatacaaattttacggaatacgccattattaagctcttaaaagccaagatatcgtacgaagaactggttatcccgagtccgccatattTAATTTCCGGCGGTGTCACCTGATCCAggcacatttctccaaattagtaaggatcgtatatATTCCGTGTAATGGATCGTAtggtagaagccacttaattgcacctcggataaacgcaccttccgcttagttgcaccaaatcccaaaatcccaaaccggttcctattcactgcattgttagtgactccgcataactgcaccgcgcattgtcaccaatttcggataactgcaccaatttttttcaaaaatcctcaaaaagttaactaaaaaggtgcgctaaaaatcggcaaacgtggtacaaatgagccgatacctgccggtgtaaaggcgcaataccgccaatatgtttaaaactgtttttgagtaacaaaagaagacggtctccattgacagtcacgttgataggaatcgtatgggagatCCCGGGCggtccagggcgtgtcggcaccatcaagagacgcacgcctaccaaaggcggcattgcgctttggcagacagcatgctgcactcaataaagattggtctctacctgtactattatcttattactgtgaatgcattcaagttcgcgtggatttgatttcacgttaaggatggcatggggtgttgtcggtagtttgaggtttgcggcagcgctacatactgctgtcgataataaaagaccggcgtctttacgtacatctagtcggaaacaatagaggctcggcaagggctacagacgtgtaggcggacataacagtcgcttttggcggtgcggtgctaacgtgatcatctggctgaatccgcgtcctagaaacttcctcattcaccggaacgaggtatACGCGGGTTGGGCTCTGATAttgtataaggagaatgatctgtccttgatctgagtcatctaaccatatctgcccactagatacactgtacattttgttccttatttggaattttgacgacggagtttttcagtgtaattccTGGACACAAGTTGTAATTAAGAAGGTAATCTCTGCCAAACATACCGCTATCTTAACTTAGAATTGTCAGACCTATGTCACCaaagtcatcatttttagaaatacagtacaggcgGAGTTGTGTTTGTTAGATTAGATCGTCCTTGTGCTTTTACGCTATCGGCGCATTTTTATCCTTTGTTTGCGCATTCATCAACACAAGTGTGAAACTTTCGATGTAATTTGTTGACTCAAGTTGTAGATACGGCGTCAAGTTTGTCTTAGCCATACCTACCGCCATTTAAACTAACAAATTGTGAGACCAAAGTCATTATTCtggacataacgttacagtcggagttgttttctttgctgtgcgaatcaagcatattttctctttctacacgtgtacagtacctagctactgatttaaacatctgtgaggaagcaaaagaaatgttaagtttaatctgtacagtatcatggtaaactttacaagatttttgtacagtacatgtccttgaatacgtaaataaagttaataactgcataatttcgtccattttctttgtgctagtgtttctgactaacaatacaccgccccgcccatggtggtacggtccagctggacatttcgcataattgcaccagccggataattgcaccaaaaacgctggcaaatgcgtggtgcagttaagcggagtcccgtaaggatcgtatgtttctgcgtaatggatcgtatgtattccgtaagtatcgtatgtttctagtaatggatcgtatgtattccgtaaaattcgtatgtattccgtaaaattcgtatgaattctttgacacccctgaatTGTGTATCCtcagaaaatgaatgaatgtcagtacaaatgtatgatgtTGATTAGAAAATGGCATGCTTCTCCGTAGATGCGAGTGAGAAGTACATCCTCCTGCTGCTGCATACACCTGTCCCCCCAACAGTAGCTGATGCCCTCAGACAGCACCTGGAAACCTTCTCCTCACAGCCTGACAGGGGGTTTGTGGAGGTGGTGGACAAGGAGAAAGCCAACAGCATTCTCATGGCGCTGGAGGTCAAAGTACCGTTGCAAAAGGTAGGAGAGAAAAGCATTTACTGGCATCTGTGGTGTTTTCAATCTACATGCAGACTCCCTGGTTTGACGCTCTGTTGTCAGAACATGTGCTCAGATACTTGGAATGCATCTATTCTCTGGATGACTGAACTACAAACTTAAGTGTGCATGTTCACTCATGAACACCTGTTCTGGGTTACTAGCCATATCAGGTTATGCTAAACACTTCAGGTCAACTATAAACTCCCCAAATAACTTTCTATTCTGTTGGCTCTTTAGGAGTGAGATGTCCAAGCTAAATTGATGTATTCTTGTACAGTATGTTTTCCAGCCATTCCAGtgaaagctcttgttttttttagaataaaGAATTTGCAGTGGTGTTGCCATGTTACCGTATCTGCCATGTCTGTGTGCTGTGGTTGAAGTGTTCTTTCTCTACTCTTTCCTCCAACCTCTTTATTAAACAGTCTGAGAAAACCACTTTCATCACTACACAGTCAGTGTTGGCCAAACAGGATCCATCCACCACCTACCAGGTCACTTCTGGGGTACCCCGGGGACCGTCCCCGATACCCCACAGGTCATCCCCTGCACCCAGGGGGCAGGCTGTCGTAGCCAGATCCAGCCAGGGGAGAACCACTAATGAACACAGGATGACCCTACCAGACACAAGTAGTAGATCAAGCTCCCCGCAGTGTCATGATCAGGAGGAGGATGACAGGGATGGCTTTGTTGGGCCTGTCACCAAGTGAGTTGATATGAACATTTTTCAAACTAatcatatatacaaaatgtttgaaacTTTCATTCCCAATATTGAAGTCTTTCGTTTCTAGCTCCTCTTTACAGCCAGTATGTAAacttaaggtaaaggtaaagcgttcgaacctcagactgaggatgaagcatgacgattttttgttagctagtagtgcagtgaagctttgccacggctcgctTGATTTTGACCAAGCACATTGCGTCACCCctcctttttttttataagtgtgttgggttcttttactgaTAGAGGttttgacgccctaaagctccctcatacacggggccgccagctttacgtccccctCTGATATGACGATGCGCatccagggtgcgaaatacctggttgcacgttgcacagtgcaacaagatggtgcaagttaattccaaacccaggtagcgcagtgtgcaaccttatattttgagccaaagatctcaatcggagccctcaggctggaagctcacaaaaacacagtgtcactctcataaaattcggtaaatcttcaattgaaataaagaaatcaacactttttcgttttaaaccatccaaacccTTCAGAGATCGTGGAATCTGACGTGGAAatacactgccctcggctaaacaagatgttgttaggtcaatgggaacacaatactatctaatctacatgtatattttgaaatattagtagtattatacgctacatacgagcttgatttgaagaaattggtgaatgttgctggagcaacctgaaatttggatgtgcaacctagcctttgccctaggttgcaacatgggcaacctggctcaaaaaagtatttcgcaccctgcgcATCTTTTTCAGTACTAATCTTGATTATCTTGAATTCCTCCCCCACGTTTAGGCTGATtgtgtacccccctccccctgccacGGGCGGGATCACCGTGACATCAGAGGACATGTGGTGTCTGAGGGATGGAGAGTTCCTCAATGATGTCATCATAGACTTCTATCTCAAGTGAGAGGCTTACCTTAAGACTTGACATTTCATTGTATCTTTTTCTGTAAGCCTAATGCATTGAGATCTACACTACAGGGTAACTGTTAATCCCTCTTAACCAAGGAAAGATGCACACACAGCCACGTCTGTAGAACCACATGTGTTCAGAACAAAGACTTTCTTCCCAGAGTGGAAAACTACATCCGGGCTCTTGGCCCTTGGGACCTaatgcacatgtgtgtgttatAGAAGGCGGGAGAACTACTATATAAACAGTAACTATATGTGCGTTGTTTGTAATTGTACACACTGTTACACAGCATACTCAGAACATATTCAACTACTTTAATATGTGTACAATCAATAACATCATGTTATTCAAATAATAGCAGTTTCAAACAGAAAACTAGGTAACACTGCTCACCAATGGTTGTCCCCTTGTGTAGGTATCTGGTGAATGCTGTCTTGAGTGAAGAGGATAAAAAGCGTACTCACATCTTCAGTTCCTTCTTCTACAAACGACTCATGCAGAGGGACCATGTACGCACCAGATCAgaggaaaacacacacactttgtaaGTTGGAGACAACGAAATTTGCcgtaattcattcattttctctGGGATTTATGCTCCTGTTTGAAACAATATCGGCAATGCGAAAACCGCATAATTCAAACCACCGCAAGTATTTCAAGGCTTACAAATTTTTCATGGTACCAACGCACATCTTCCTTCTAGTTTGTATGTCTGTAAGTTTTTCGTAATGATATTTCCATGTTCCATTCCTCAGACCCATTTACAAAAGACACAGTCGTGTGAAGACTTGGACGAGACATGTTGATCTGTTCTCTAAGGACTTTGTCATCGTGCCCATCAATGAAAAGTAAGTctgaatgtaaatatttcattttttacaCAACATGCATCTCTCAGACTTTATTTTACTCCACCATTTAAACATTAAACTGATTTTTTCCAGCTAAGAGCTGATTTTCTAAACACCAGTTGTTCCTTTTGTCTCTGCACTAGTGCCCACTGGTACCTCGCAGTGATCTGTTTCCCTGGGTTAGACAAGGAGGATCCACATCCAGCAATTGTGTCACGGCTGACCCGACCTCCGACCCCTGACCTAGGCCCTCCTTCCCGACCTTCAACCCCTGTCTCAAAtccagacaaacaacaaacaacaaaacaatcaacagAGGATGGTGGATCTAGTACACAGCAGAGTTCGCAGAGTCAGGACAGAGCAGAGTACACAAGTGAGCAAAGTTCACAGGTGAAAGGTCATGACACAGTACTGCCCTCCTCCGCTCAGTCATTAGTGAGGTCAACTGAAGGTCAGGCAGACAGTGATAGCACCAGCTCACAGGAATCTACTAAAGGTTAGTGAGGTCTTACTTAAACACAGTGATGTGTGAAGGACATTACCTGCAGAGTTCACATATTTTTAGTTCTATAATGTGGATTAAGAACTTTATGCATGCATCTTCATGGAGACAGATATCATTTTACCTCTCAATGACATTGCCCAAAGAATAACATCAATATTGTATCTGCTTTATATATGATTTTGTTGCATGCTGTAACCATTTTTAAATGATAGCATGTGTTATAATGTGTGATAAAATGTAGGCATCTGAGCCCTCAATCTATTTTCATTCCACAGCCATACAGACAGAACCTTTGACACGAGAACAGATAGAAGCAGCAATCGGCAGCCAGCTAGTAGAGGAGGACAGACTTGCATCTCGGCAATCTCCAAGAAAATGCCCTGAAACTATGGAGAAAGTCTCACTCTCCCCAAGACGCTCCCCACGGAAATGTGCTGACACCGCTAGCAGCTCCTTAGATTCCACACCTCAGTCTTCACAACAGTCTTCTCCCAGCAAAAGGAACTCGCCAAGGAAGAAAACTGAGGAATGTCCAAAGCAGGATTCTAGACACTCTCTTGATGAAGTGAGACAAAGTTTCATCCAGTCTACAACATCCCCCAGGAAGAAGTTAAAGTTCCCAGATGCAGACCAGGACAGAAAGGGAGATATGGAGAAGATGGATGTTGATCTGGACTTAGAGGAGCAAAGGGAAGGATTGAATGAAGGAGAGAGAGATAAGATGGAAACAGATCAATCTATGACTGAGGGAAAATCAGAAGCAATGCAGGCAGAGCCAATGGAAACAGAGGACACAGTTGGGAGAACTTTTCCTGAAGTAAGTGTTATGTTGACATGATGAGGTGAAAGACTcgttttttaatgatttttggaaTTGACTTCAACTCTGATACAAACTCCCTGAAATCTGTTGTTGGTGGGTTTGATTATTTGTAGAAAAGTGTCTTGGACTTGGTTATTTGTAGAAAAGTGTGCCCCTTTTTTTTAATGCCAATTTTTCCAATCATGTAGACATCAGCTGGTGCAATAGACACATCCCAGCAGGGGTCACATGACCAGTCCATGCTGGATGACTCTGcctctgaccaatcagcatctaCCATGTCGGACCAATCACAGCCAACCATGTCCATCAGAAAAAGGTGCATGTTGTGTTGTTACAGGGATATCCAGAATATCCTGCCTTTGCTGTGTTTTCATCATTGTCCTTCCTTaatcaaaaatattttgaagaagAATTTCAAATAAGTTAAAGAAACATTCACAATAGATTTTtgtgattagaaaaaaaatccaaagcTGTGATATTTCATAAAACCCATTTTCTTCCCCAGACCCTGCATCCTCCTCTTTGACTCCCTAAGAGGACCCAGGAGACAACATGTCATGAAAAACATCAGAGAGTAAGTCAATGATCTCCTGTACTCTGTCTGTACTAGCAAGTATGTATGTGGCTTTAACAATTAAACAATAGTACAATACCTACGAGTAGTCTCTACCTAGTCTCTATGAACAATGATTATGAACTGGCCCATTGCAAAAATATGATTGTGCAACCTTCCAAGTATTTTTACTGCGTGAATTTTATACTTGGTCAGTGGACATGTGActttttttatgtatgtttgGTTTTAAATACAGGTACTTGACAGTGGAATGGGAACTGAGAAAAAAAGACCAGCCCAAAAGAGTGTTTGACAACATCAACATGAAGGGGGCTAACCCAAAGGTACCACAGCAGACAAACTACAGTGACTGTGGGGTCTTCCTCCTGCAGTATGTGGAGACATTCTTTAGGGTAAGATTGCTATCTTCTTTCTTTAAAGCTTTAttgtaatgttactgtaaaaTGAGGATGACTGTAAAATGTAATGCCACTAAACTAGAGCACAGACCACACACGAAATTCCAAAAGCTGAAGCACATTCATGCAAAAAAAGGAAGTAAATTTCGCAGGACTTGTGAACTTTCATTTGTTTGAGACCATtgtatgttatgtacatgtttgtatctattgtgtgactgtattATATCCTCTACTGGAAAAGTAGCTGTCACAAGGCATCTGAAGGAAAGACAAAAACACCACCAACACCAATGTACAGTATGAACATTTTAGGGATAACCTGTTGCAGTATTTGGAATGTTTTGACAGACCTGTAAAATGAAAGTTCTCCTGTGCTTGCTGCTTATGCATGGCAAATGTCTTTTATTAAAGTGTATATGGCTCAAAGTTTAATATCTTTATTTTCACCACCTTAGAATCCCATCCAGGACTACTCCTTCCCCCTGAATGGCCTGGAACA encodes the following:
- the LOC136432639 gene encoding sentrin-specific protease 6-like isoform X3, translating into MAQKRTSSLLEALDTSSEKEDQGYSDLFGFRSNIASDSDSDSPGHKTKDTEEDDVVLVEETPSEVSGHKVIKRPLDFKGSFAKDYKIPRKMKDSEVVEDSAVLPDKAQHYSSPLSKAQYPPCNTQYSPRTQNRINLKLVAGKNNFNSYREDQQAHRVHVTPNSNSFNRVNHTPHLKSQKISVHVPTFQTVAMKPRIVVDNHTVSKSNTVHTLSTTLPNILKHGVNRNSSSTGRSTEDCSPDVSGSSATSTVSDAGNSSGSVTNVSPSVQIQLQHEKGQLRGGEVVNTISTGGLQGGGRGMVTKGQGAGRGGQVQRGRGRPPTALKGNATGMNMLSAARVNLGDRCDADQSSSGSSTNSPQRGGQGFQDEFTRHLQTKNKDRAAAQDMRNILSPPSRLGAWKHAEVDRKPVLSSATVSSTTQVNGEASQDTQQDPRTSELGTEKKEADSSGGGDDAEDEGNVSFLCTHCGNSTYHRDRCNSCKKDTLQKVSTNHDPLQPQARAPLSRKGLPASNFYKDKMARFSDIYSPGTSTTTVAHSRIAADKQQRLYQPTTRRNTRNAGRPVGRPRVSQKAVPEVVLISDDEDEPPKPAVQPESSPASRSSSRANTPVPEPDTRHGTAQDSKTEVDSTQHKEDPGTPATPGTPKVSFITDGRNSVMFEIRAMRIGSRLIQPCEVIIFHMEKGIRLNLEGHIVELQPQDIVQSVAHFGINTPFIQLSVTPKVGLALRSRLRFNKKEGSDWFDPGSSDASEKYILLLLHTPVPPTVADALRQHLETFSSQPDRGFVEVVDKEKANSILMALEVKVPLQKSVLAKQDPSTTYQVTSGVPRGPSPIPHRSSPAPRGQAVVARSSQGRTTNEHRMTLPDTSSRSSSPQCHDQEEDDRDGFVGPVTKLIVYPPPPATGGITVTSEDMWCLRDGEFLNDVIIDFYLKYLVNAVLSEEDKKRTHIFSSFFYKRLMQRDHVRTRSEENTHTLPIYKRHSRVKTWTRHVDLFSKDFVIVPINENAHWYLAVICFPGLDKEDPHPAIVSRLTRPPTPDLGPPSRPSTPVSNPDKQQTTKQSTEDGGSSTQQSSQSQDRAEYTSEQSSQVKGHDTVLPSSAQSLVRSTEGQADSDSTSSQESTKAIQTEPLTREQIEAAIGSQLVEEDRLASRQSPRKCPETMEKVSLSPRRSPRKCADTASSSLDSTPQSSQQSSPSKRNSPRKKTEECPKQDSRHSLDEVRQSFIQSTTSPRKKLKFPDADQDRKGDMEKMDVDLDLEEQREGLNEGERDKMETDQSMTEGKSEAMQAEPMETEDTVGRTFPETSAGAIDTSQQGSHDQSMLDDSASDQSASTMSDQSQPTMSIRKRPCILLFDSLRGPRRQHVMKNIREYLTVEWELRKKDQPKRVFDNINMKGANPKVPQQTNYSDCGVFLLQYVETFFRNPIQDYSFPLNGLEHWFSRQRMKRKRWELQELIQKLAEEQKEKPDDRT
- the LOC136432639 gene encoding sentrin-specific protease 6-like isoform X1 produces the protein MAQKRTSSLLEALDTSSEKEDQGYSDLFGFRSNIASDSDSDSPGHKTKDTEEDDVVLVEETPSEVSGHKVIKRPLDFKGSFAKDYKIPRKMKDSEVVEDSAVLPDKAQHYSSPLSKAQYPPCNTQYSPRTQNRINLKLVAGKNNFNSYREDQQAHRVHVTPNSNSFNRVNHTPHLKSQKISVHVPTFQTVAMKPRIVVDNHTVSKSNTVHTLSTTLPNILKHGVNRNSSSTGRSTEDCSPDVSGSSATSTVSDAGNSSGSVTNVSPSVQIQLQHEKGQLRGGEVVNTISTGGLQGGGRGMVTKGQGAGRGGQVQRGRGRPPTALKGNATGMNMLSAARVNLGDRCDADQSSSGSSTNSPQRGGQGFQDEFTRHLQTKNKDRAAAQDMRNILSPPSRLGAWKHAEVDRKPVLSSATVSSTTQVNGEASQDTQQDPRTSELGTEKKEADSSGGGDDAEDEGNVSFLCTHCGNSTYHRDRCNSCKKDTLQKVSTNHDPLQPQARAPLSRKGLPASNFYKDKMARFSDIYSPGTSTTTVAHSRIAADKQQRLYQPTTRRNTRNAGRPVGRPRVSQKAVPEVVLISDDEDEPPKPAVQPESSPASRSSSRANTPVPEPDTRHGTAQDSKTEVDSTQHKEDPGTPATPGTPKVSFITDGRNSVMFEIRAMRIGSRLIQPCEVIIFHMEKGIRLNLEGHIVELQPQDIVQSVAHFGINTPFIQLSVTPKVGLALRSRLRFNKKEGSDWFDPGSSDASEKYILLLLHTPVPPTVADALRQHLETFSSQPDRGFVEVVDKEKANSILMALEVKVPLQKSEKTTFITTQSVLAKQDPSTTYQVTSGVPRGPSPIPHRSSPAPRGQAVVARSSQGRTTNEHRMTLPDTSSRSSSPQCHDQEEDDRDGFVGPVTKLIVYPPPPATGGITVTSEDMWCLRDGEFLNDVIIDFYLKYLVNAVLSEEDKKRTHIFSSFFYKRLMQRDHVRTRSEENTHTLPIYKRHSRVKTWTRHVDLFSKDFVIVPINENAHWYLAVICFPGLDKEDPHPAIVSRLTRPPTPDLGPPSRPSTPVSNPDKQQTTKQSTEDGGSSTQQSSQSQDRAEYTSEQSSQVKGHDTVLPSSAQSLVRSTEGQADSDSTSSQESTKAIQTEPLTREQIEAAIGSQLVEEDRLASRQSPRKCPETMEKVSLSPRRSPRKCADTASSSLDSTPQSSQQSSPSKRNSPRKKTEECPKQDSRHSLDEVRQSFIQSTTSPRKKLKFPDADQDRKGDMEKMDVDLDLEEQREGLNEGERDKMETDQSMTEGKSEAMQAEPMETEDTVGRTFPETSAGAIDTSQQGSHDQSMLDDSASDQSASTMSDQSQPTMSIRKRPCILLFDSLRGPRRQHVMKNIREYLTVEWELRKKDQPKRVFDNINMKGANPKVPQQTNYSDCGVFLLQYVETFFRNPIQDYSFPLNGLEHWFSRQRMKRKRWELQELIQKLAEEQKEKPDDRT